In one Nicotiana sylvestris chromosome 8, ASM39365v2, whole genome shotgun sequence genomic region, the following are encoded:
- the LOC138875292 gene encoding uncharacterized protein, whose product MRDCPTRDFGGMAQPANSATGSAMSVHPLGLCGRQTSADLVELEMLVFDAIMGMDWLAACYATVDCRAKTAKFHFLGESVLEWVGNTATPRGRFISYLKARKMIAKGCIYHIVRVKDADAEIPTLQSIPVVKEYADVFPDELPSIPP is encoded by the exons ATGCGAGATTGCCCAACTAGAGATTTTGGGGGAATGGCGCAACCAGCGAATTCAGCAACAGGATCAGCTATGTCCGTGCATCCTTTAGGGC TTTGTGGTCGTCAGACCTCAGCCGACCTAGTTGAGCTAGAGATGTTGGTTTTtgatgctatcatgggcatggactggttggcagcttgttatgccACAGTTGATTGTCGAGCAAAGACAGCCAAATTTCATTTTCTGGGTGAGTcagtccttgaatgggtaggtaatacagcgacacccagaggcaggtttatttcctatctgaaggcgaggaaaatgatcgcaaaagggtgcatttatcatattgtgcgagttaaagatgcagatgctgagatacctacacttcagtCTATTCCAGTAGTAAAGGAGTACGCGgatgtatttccagatgaacttCCAAGTATTCCTCCATAG
- the LOC138875293 gene encoding uncharacterized protein: MAPAELKGLKEQLKDLLEKGFIRPSTLPWGAPVQFVRKKDGSLRMCIDYRQLNKVTIKNKYPFPRIDDLFDQLQGARYFSKIDLRSGYHQKATKFQWTEACEQSFQELKNRLTSVLVLALLEGPDGYAMYCDALGVGLGCVLMQRGKIIKAWKANVVVNALSRRSMGSLAHVEAEKRQLTREIHQVAYLGVRLVDSGNGGVILQNAAKSSLITKKGLGTQVNLSTAFHPQTDGQAEHIIQTLEDMLRACVQDFKRSWEEHLPFIEFSYNNSYHYSIQMAPYKALYGRRCRSPIGWFDVGKSGLHGPDLVQHAIENVKLIWERLLTAQSHQKSYSDVRRRDSEFRVDDWVFLKVSPMKRVMRSGKKGKPSPRKNKEREEEKKNEKKEQKKKKNGE, translated from the exons atggcacctgccgAATTGAAGGGGTTGAAGGAGCAATTAAAAGATTTGttggagaaaggtttcatcaggCCCAGTACtttaccttggggtgcaccggtacagtttgtgcggaagaaagacggttcgctaaggatgtgtatcgattataggcaactgaacaaggtaactattaagaataagtatccatttccaaggatagatgacttgtttgatcaattgcaaggagCTAGatacttttcaaaaatagatttgAGGTCAGGGTACCACCAG AAAGcgactaagtttcagtggacagaggcctgtgagcagagtttccaagagcttaagaacaggttgacctCAGTGCTAGTTCTAGCACTTCTAGAAggtccagatggttatgccatgtattgtgatgccttaggtgtcgggttaggatgtgtcctgatgcaacGTGGGAAA atcataaaagcat ggaaagctaatgttgtagtAAATGCCTTAAGTcgccgatctatgggtagcttagcacatgtagaggccGAGAAAAGACAATTAACCAGAGAGATTCATCAGGTGGCTTATTTGGGGGTTCGGTTAGTAGACTCTGGCAATGGAGGAGTTATACTCCAAAATgctgcaaaatcatctctcataactaaa AAAGGTCTAGggactcaggtgaatctcagcacagcttttcatccacaaactgatggacaagcTGAGCACATAATTCagacgctcgaggatatgttacgagcatgtgtGCAAGATTTTAAAAGAAGCTGGGAGGAACATCTACCTTTTATCGAGTTttcatataataatagttatcactacagtatccagatggctccatacaaGGCTTTGTATGGGCGAAGGTGCAGATCTcccatagggtggtttgatgttggaaaaTCTGGGTTACATGGACCAGACCTGGTTCAACATGCCATAGAAAATGTAAAACTTATCTGGGAGCGactgttgacagctcagagtcatcagaagtcatattctgacgtgcggcgaCGAGATTCAGAGTTCAGggttgatgattgggtattcttaaaggtgtcacctatgaaacgTGTGATGAGGtctggaaagaaaggaaaacctagcccacg GAAGAACAAGGAGAGAGAGGAAGAGAAGAAGAATGAGAAGAAGGagcagaagaaaaagaagaacggaGAATGA